A region from the Vicia villosa cultivar HV-30 ecotype Madison, WI linkage group LG3, Vvil1.0, whole genome shotgun sequence genome encodes:
- the LOC131661782 gene encoding amine oxidase [copper-containing] zeta, peroxisomal-like, whose product MASASQKTTSPSPSPCCPPRDSSRLAAAPAAAVKSDRLPNTVALIRAIDSIPESNPTNVPSAKGIPSMTRPQSSHPLDPLTAAEISVAVATVRAAGATPELRDSMRFIEVVLLEPDKNVVALADAYFFPPFQPSLLPRSKGGPVIPTKLPPRCARLVVYNKKSNVTALWIVELSQVHAVTRGGHHRGKVISSRVVPDVQPPMDAEEYAECEAVVKSFPPFIEAMKKRGIEDMDLVMVDPWCVGYHSEADAPGRRLAKPLLFCRSESDCPMENGYARPIEGIYVLVDMQNMVVIEFEDRKLVPLPPVDPLRNYTPGESRGGSDRSDVKPLQIVQPEGPSFRVNGYFVEWQKWNLRIGFTPKEGLIIYSVAYVDGSRGRRPVAHRLSFVEMVVPYGDPNEPHYRKNAFDAGEDGLGKNAHSLKKGCDCLGYIKYFDAHFTNFTGGVETIENCVCLHEEDHGILWKHQDWRTGLAEVRRSRRLSVSFVCTVANYEYAFFWHFYQDGKIEAEVKLTGILSLGALMPGEYRKYGTMIAPGLYAPVHQHFFVARMDMSVDSRPGEALNQVVEVNMKVEEPGENNIHHNAFYAEETLLKSESEAMRDCNPLTARHWVVRNTRTGNRTGQLTGYKLVPGSNCLPLAGSEAKFLRRAAFLKHNVWVTSYSRDEMFPGGEFPNQNPRAGEGLATWIKQNRPLEETNIVLWYVFGITHVPRLEDWPVMPVEHIGFMLMPHGFFNCSPAIDVPPNSCEAESKDTDIKDNGASSKPIQNGLSSKL is encoded by the exons ATGGCCTCAGCTTCGCAAAAGACGACGTCACCATCGCCTTCTCCTTGTTGTCCCCCTCGCGACTCTTCCCGCTTAGCCGCCGCTCCTGCCGCCGCCGTCAAATCGGATCGCCTCCCTAACACTGTTGCCTTGATTCGTGCAATCGATTCGATTCCTGAATCGAATCCCACCAATGTCCCTTCTGCTAAGG GAATCCCTTCAATGACAAGGCCTCAGTCAAGTCATCCTTTGGACCCTTTAACTGCGGCAGAAATTTCTGTGGCAGTGGCAACTGTGAGGGCTGCTGGAGCCACTCCAGAG CTTAGGGATAGTATGCGCTTCATTGAAGTAGTTTTGCTGGAACCAGATAAAAATGTTGTTGCACTGGCAGACGCTTATTTTTTTCCACCTTTCCAACCATCATTACTTCCTAGAAGTAAAGGGGGCCCTGTAATTCCCACTAAACTCCCTCCAAGATGTGCTAGGCTTGTTGTTTACAATAAGAAATCAAATGTGACCGCTCTGTGGATTGTTGAATTATCGCAAGTTCATGCAGTAACTCGGGGTGGCCATCATCGTGGAAAAGTAATTTCATCACGTGTTGTTCCTGATGTTCAGCCTCCAATG GATGCTGAGGAATATGCAGAATGCGAGGCTGTTGTTAAAAGTTTTCCCCCTTTTATAGAAGCTATGAAGAAAAGGGGTATTGAAGATATGGATCTTGTAATGGTTGATCCCTG GTGCGTTGGATATCACAGTGAAGCTGATGCTCCTGGCAGAAGACTTGCCAAACCGCTCCTATTTTGTCGATCTGAGAGTGACTGCCCTATGGAAAATGGTTATGCCCGCCCAATCGAGGGTATCTATGTCCTTGTTGATATGCAAAACATGGTGGTGATAGAGTTTGAAGACCGTAAACTTGTTCCTTTGCCTCCTGTTGATCCCTTGAGAAACTATACTCCCGGTGAATCCAGAGGTGGCTCCGATAGAAGTGATGTAAAACCTTTACAAATTGTTCAACCTGAAGGTCCAAGCTTTCGTGTCAACGGCTATTTTGTTGAATGGCAGAAG TGGAATTTGCGTATTGGATTCACACCCAAAGAAGGTTTGATCATCTATTCTGTTGCATATGTTGATGGTAGTCGAGGGAGAAGGCCGGTTGCTCATAGGCTGAGTTTTGTGGAGATGGTTGTACCCTATGGAGATCCAAACGAGCCTCATTATAGGAAAAATGCTTTTGATGCTGGGGAAGATGGCTTGGGAAAAAATGCACATTCCCTCAAAAAG GGATGTGATTGTTTGGGCTACATCAAATATTTTGATGCTCACTTCACAAATTTCACGGGTGGAGTGGAAACTATAGAAAATTGTGTATGTTTGCATGAAGAGGATCATGGGATTCTCTGGAAGCATCAAGACTGGAGAACTGGCTTAGCCGAAGTCCGAAGGTCTAGAAGACTTTCAGTTTCTTTTGTATGCACGGTGGCCAACTATGAGTACGCCTTTTTTTGGCACTTTTATCAG GATGGAAAGATTGAAGCTGAAGTCAAGCTGACTGGAATTCTCAGCTTAGGAGCCTTGATGCCTGGAGAATATCGAAAATATGGAACCATGATTGCACCAGGTCTATATGCTCCAGTTCATCAACACTTTTTTGTTGCTCGCATGGACATGTCTGTTGATTCTAGACCGGGTGAAGCTTTGAATCAG GTTGTGGAGGTCAATATGAAAGTTGAAGAACCTGGTGAAAATAATATTCACCATAATGCGTTCTATGCTGAAGAGACTTTGCTCAAATCTGAATCCGAAGCAATGCGTGATTGCAATCCTTTGACTGCTCGACATTGGGTT GTTAGGAACACAAGAACCGGCAACAGAACTGGACAATTAACAGGCTACAAGCTGGTGCCAGGCTCAAACTGCTTACCATTGGCAGGTTCTGAGGCCAAATTTTTAAGAAGAGCTGCTTTCTTGAAGCATAATGTTTGGGTAACATCATATTCACGAGATGAAATGTTTCCTGGAGGAGAATTTCCCAATCAAAATCCGCGAGCTGGTGAAGGACTTGCTACATGGATTAAGCAAAACCGGCCTTTGGAAGAAACCAATATAGTTCTTTG GTATGTATTTGGAATCACACACGTCCCTCGTCTAGAAGACTGGCCTGTTATGCCAGTTGAACACATTGGCTTTATGCTCATG CCTCATGGATTCTTCAATTGTTCCCCTGCAATAGATGTCCCGCCTAATTCATGTGAAGCGGAATCTAAAGACACTGACATCAAGGATAATGGTGCTTCTTCGAAGCCGATTCAGAATGGATTATCATCAAAGCTTTAG